A section of the Rhodobacter sp. genome encodes:
- the cysD gene encoding sulfate adenylyltransferase subunit CysD, whose amino-acid sequence MSVRTLTHLQRLEAESIHILREVVAEAEKPVMLYSVGKDSAVMLHLAKKAFYPAPPPFPLLHVDTTWKFRAMYELRDKAAREAGMELLVYHNPEAMERGINPFDHGSLHTDMWKTEGLKQALDLYGFDAAFGGARRDEEKSRAKERVFSFRSANHRWDPKNQRPELWHLYNARKTKGESMRVFPISNWTELDIWQYIHLEGIEIVPLYFSAPRPTVKRDGLILMVDDDRFPLKPGETPQMRSIRFRTLGCYPLTGAVESTARTLPEVIQEMLLTTTSERQGRAIDHDQAASMEKKKQEGYF is encoded by the coding sequence ATGTCGGTCAGGACCCTCACCCATTTGCAGCGGCTCGAGGCCGAGAGCATCCATATCCTGCGCGAAGTCGTCGCCGAGGCCGAAAAGCCGGTGATGCTGTATTCGGTGGGCAAGGACAGTGCGGTGATGCTGCACCTGGCGAAAAAGGCGTTCTACCCCGCGCCGCCGCCGTTCCCGCTGCTGCATGTGGACACGACGTGGAAATTCCGCGCGATGTACGAACTGCGCGACAAGGCCGCGCGCGAGGCCGGGATGGAGCTGCTGGTCTATCACAACCCCGAGGCCATGGAGCGCGGCATCAATCCGTTCGACCACGGCAGCTTGCACACCGACATGTGGAAGACCGAGGGGCTGAAACAGGCGCTGGACCTCTACGGCTTCGACGCGGCCTTTGGCGGCGCGCGCCGCGACGAGGAAAAGAGCCGCGCGAAAGAGCGCGTGTTTTCCTTCCGCTCGGCCAATCACCGCTGGGACCCCAAGAACCAGCGCCCCGAGTTGTGGCACCTCTACAATGCGCGCAAGACCAAGGGCGAGTCGATGCGGGTGTTCCCCATCTCGAACTGGACCGAGCTGGACATCTGGCAATACATCCATCTCGAGGGCATCGAGATCGTGCCGCTCTATTTCTCGGCCCCGCGTCCCACGGTGAAACGCGACGGTCTGATCCTGATGGTCGATGACGACCGGTTTCCGCTGAAACCCGGTGAGACGCCTCAGATGCGCTCGATCCGGTTCCGCACGCTGGGTTGCTACCCGCTGACCGGCGCCGTGGAAAGCACCGCCCGGACGCTGCCCGAGGTGATCCAGGAAATGTTGCTGACCACCACCAGCGAACGTCAGGGCCGCGCCATCGACCAC
- a CDS encoding GTP-binding protein encodes MSESPLPVTLLGGYLGAGKTTLVNHLLRHAEGQRLAVLVNDFGDLPIDADLIEARDEDLMTLAGGCVCCTVGDDLGETLRALCARDPRPDQLLIETSGVALPGALAGALSLMRDVALAAVVVLVDAETAPARAEDPYLGDTIRRQIEQADLIVLTKPDLAGAAGLDRARALVAALHPAAAVVEAVEGRVPPALILGPRPRLGEDAAAPETPGHDSLLFRPARPLDARALARGLADPALGVLRAKGVFVDDTGALRLVQGVGARVRLSPPPKGARPGVVVIGRAGGLDAGGLAALFGVSGR; translated from the coding sequence ATGAGCGAAAGCCCGCTGCCCGTCACGCTGCTGGGGGGGTATCTGGGCGCGGGCAAGACGACGCTGGTCAACCATCTGCTGCGCCACGCCGAAGGCCAGCGTCTGGCGGTTCTGGTCAACGATTTCGGGGACCTGCCCATCGACGCCGACCTGATCGAGGCCCGCGACGAGGACCTCATGACCCTGGCGGGTGGTTGCGTTTGCTGCACGGTCGGTGACGATCTGGGCGAGACCCTGCGCGCCCTCTGCGCCCGTGATCCCCGGCCCGACCAGTTGCTGATCGAAACCTCGGGTGTGGCGCTGCCCGGGGCGCTGGCGGGCGCGCTGTCGTTGATGCGCGATGTCGCGCTGGCGGCGGTGGTGGTGCTGGTCGATGCCGAAACCGCGCCCGCGCGCGCCGAGGACCCCTATCTGGGCGATACGATTCGTCGCCAGATCGAGCAGGCCGACCTGATCGTGCTGACAAAGCCCGATCTGGCGGGGGCGGCCGGTCTGGACCGCGCGCGCGCGCTGGTCGCGGCCCTGCACCCGGCGGCGGCGGTGGTCGAGGCCGTCGAGGGCCGGGTTCCGCCCGCGCTGATCCTCGGGCCGCGCCCGCGTCTGGGCGAGGACGCGGCCGCGCCCGAGACGCCCGGCCACGACAGCCTGCTGTTTCGCCCGGCGCGCCCGCTCGACGCGCGTGCGCTGGCGCGGGGCCTGGCCGATCCGGCGCTGGGCGTGCTCAGGGCCAAGGGGGTCTTTGTCGATGACACGGGCGCGCTGCGGCTGGTGCAGGGCGTCGGCGCGCGGGTGCGGCTGTCCCCGCCGCCCAAGGGCGCGCGTCCCGGCGTGGTGGTGATCGGTCGGGCCGGCGGGTTGGATGCCGGCGGGCTGGCCGCGCTGTTCGGTGTTTCGGGACGCTAG
- a CDS encoding amidohydrolase: MSDITIFKARKILTMIPNRPEATHVAVREGRILGAGSLEDLAGWGAYALDERFADKVLMPGFVEGHAHTMEGSAWNRVYCGWFDRMDPDGKVWSGLKSVDAVLDRLRAAEAALSDPAAPLAGWQFDPLYMPGAVFSRHELDRVSTTRPVAVLHASGHILVANSVALEMAGLLREGINHQSYPLGEDGLPTGILLGPEARLAIARHVGMAEAIATNAESDLRAFSRLCVRTGTTTITDLAAQLPEPGVVSMVAVTQQPDWPVRLVPFRTFLGMKPEALIAEVQRLAGLSHDKLRLGGIKIHVDGSIQGFTARLRWPGYFNGAPNGLWYIAPEHLTEILERALAARVPVHLHTNGDQATQLVLETLEAALQKHPSPDHRFTLQHCQLADAAQLRQAARLGMCVNLFANHIYYWGEQHYAQTVGPERARRMNACRTALDAGAPLAIHCDAPVTPLGPLFTAWCAVNRISSEGRVLGPEECITVHEALRAITLGAAHTLHLDGELGSIETGKRADFAVLEEDPTAVAPEALKDVRVWGTVLGGVAFQAGTV, encoded by the coding sequence ATGTCCGACATCACCATCTTCAAGGCCCGCAAGATCCTGACGATGATCCCGAATCGCCCTGAGGCGACGCATGTCGCCGTGCGCGAGGGGCGCATCCTGGGGGCGGGCTCGCTCGAGGATCTGGCCGGGTGGGGTGCCTATGCGCTGGACGAACGCTTCGCGGACAAGGTGCTGATGCCCGGTTTCGTCGAGGGGCACGCCCACACGATGGAAGGGTCGGCCTGGAACCGCGTCTATTGCGGCTGGTTCGACCGGATGGATCCCGATGGCAAGGTCTGGTCGGGGCTGAAATCCGTCGATGCGGTGCTGGACCGTCTGCGCGCGGCCGAAGCGGCGCTGTCCGACCCCGCCGCGCCGCTTGCGGGGTGGCAGTTCGACCCGCTCTACATGCCGGGGGCCGTGTTCTCGCGCCACGAACTGGACCGCGTTTCGACCACGCGGCCGGTGGCGGTATTGCACGCCTCGGGTCACATCCTGGTGGCCAACTCGGTCGCGCTCGAGATGGCGGGGTTGCTGCGCGAGGGGATCAATCATCAAAGCTATCCGCTGGGCGAGGACGGGCTGCCCACCGGCATCCTGCTGGGGCCCGAGGCGCGGCTTGCCATCGCCCGCCACGTCGGCATGGCCGAGGCCATCGCCACCAACGCCGAATCCGACCTGCGCGCCTTTTCCCGTCTGTGCGTGCGCACCGGCACGACGACGATCACCGACCTGGCGGCGCAATTGCCCGAACCCGGCGTGGTCTCGATGGTTGCCGTCACGCAACAGCCGGACTGGCCGGTGCGGCTGGTGCCCTTCCGCACCTTCCTGGGCATGAAGCCCGAGGCCTTGATCGCCGAGGTCCAGCGCCTCGCCGGGCTGTCGCACGACAAGCTCAGGCTGGGCGGGATCAAGATCCATGTGGACGGCTCGATCCAGGGGTTCACCGCGCGCCTGCGCTGGCCGGGGTATTTCAACGGGGCGCCGAACGGGCTGTGGTATATCGCGCCGGAACATCTGACCGAGATCCTGGAACGCGCCTTGGCGGCACGCGTGCCGGTGCATCTGCACACCAATGGCGACCAGGCGACGCAGCTTGTGCTCGAAACGCTTGAGGCCGCATTGCAAAAGCATCCGAGCCCGGACCACAGGTTCACCTTGCAGCACTGCCAGTTGGCGGATGCCGCCCAGCTCAGGCAGGCGGCCCGTCTGGGGATGTGCGTGAACCTGTTCGCGAACCACATCTATTATTGGGGCGAGCAGCACTATGCGCAGACCGTCGGACCCGAGCGGGCGCGCCGCATGAACGCCTGCCGCACCGCGCTGGACGCGGGCGCCCCGCTGGCGATTCACTGCGACGCGCCGGTGACGCCGCTGGGACCGCTGTTCACCGCCTGGTGCGCGGTCAACCGGATCTCGTCCGAGGGGCGCGTGCTGGGGCCCGAGGAGTGCATCACCGTGCACGAGGCCTTGCGCGCGATCACTCTGGGCGCGGCGCACACGCTGCATCTGGACGGTGAGCTGGGCTCGATCGAGACCGGCAAACGGGCCGATTTCGCGGTGCTCGAAGAGGACCCGACCGCCGTCGCCCCCGAGGCGCTGAAGGACGTGCGGGTCTGGGGCACGGTGCTGGGCGGCGTGGCGTTCCAGGCGGGCACGGTATGA
- a CDS encoding ETC complex I subunit codes for MRARIYRPARNAMQSGMARTRQWVLDYAPAEARATDPLMGWTGSGDTQSQVRLRFATQAEAEAYAKANRIDYVVQQPKERAANIRPQGYGENFATNRRQVWTH; via the coding sequence ATGCGTGCCCGCATCTATCGCCCCGCCCGCAACGCGATGCAATCGGGCATGGCCCGCACCCGGCAATGGGTGCTGGATTACGCCCCGGCCGAGGCGCGCGCCACCGACCCGCTGATGGGCTGGACGGGATCGGGCGACACGCAATCCCAGGTGCGCCTGCGCTTTGCCACCCAGGCCGAGGCCGAGGCCTACGCCAAGGCGAACCGGATCGATTACGTCGTGCAGCAACCGAAAGAGCGCGCGGCGAACATCCGGCCGCAGGGATACGGCGAGAATTTCGCCACCAACCGGCGCCAGGTCTGGACTCATTGA
- the uvrB gene encoding excinuclease ABC subunit UvrB produces the protein MHNNRPDVLNDMPLAAAPRREKLEGGKRFVMQTPFQPAGDQPTAIAELTAGVREGERNQVLLGATGTGKTFTMAKIIEETQRPAIILAPNKTLAAQLYGEFKGFFPENAVEYFVSYYDYYQPEAYVPRTDTYIEKESQINEAIDRMRHSATRALLERDDVIIVASVSCIYGIGSVETYSAMTQDLVVGQIYDPRQVIAELVSQQYRRNDAAFSRGAFRVRGDVIEVWPAHLEDRAWRLSFFGEELEAIIEFDPLTGSKSDTYDKIRIYANSHYVTPRPTLQQAIKGIREELFHRLKQFNTEGKLLEAQRLEQRTNFDLEMLEATGVCNGIENYSRYLTGRAPGEPPPTLFEFIPDHALVFADESHVSVPQIGGMYRGDFRRKSVLADHGFRLPSCTDNRPLKFEEWDAMRPQSVFVSATPASWEMEQTGGVFTEQVIRPTGLLDPMVEIRPVSMQVDDLLDEVRRVAAKGLRVLVTTLTKRMAEDLTEYLHEQGVRVRYMHSDIDTIERIEILRDLRLGAFDVLVGINLLREGLDIPECGLVAILDADKEGFLRSETSLIQTIGRAARNADGRVIMYADRMTGSMQRAIDETNRRRVKQMAYNQEHGITPQTVRKNVEDVLAGLWQGDTDQSRVTAKVDKVLVGANLAAHLDALRTDMRKAAENLEFEEAARLRDEIKRLEAVELAVADDPLARQSEVDEAVHEAVSKRGRSTAGKAGSNAKSAAKGKGRRR, from the coding sequence ATGCACAACAACCGCCCCGATGTCCTGAACGACATGCCCCTCGCCGCCGCCCCGCGCCGCGAGAAGCTGGAGGGCGGCAAGCGGTTCGTCATGCAGACGCCGTTCCAGCCGGCGGGCGACCAGCCCACAGCCATCGCCGAACTGACCGCCGGCGTGCGCGAGGGCGAGCGCAACCAGGTGCTGCTGGGCGCGACCGGCACGGGCAAGACCTTTACCATGGCGAAGATCATCGAAGAGACCCAGCGCCCGGCGATCATCCTGGCGCCCAACAAGACGCTGGCCGCGCAATTGTATGGCGAGTTCAAGGGCTTCTTCCCCGAAAACGCGGTCGAATATTTCGTCAGCTACTACGATTACTACCAGCCCGAGGCCTATGTGCCGCGCACCGACACCTATATCGAGAAGGAATCCCAGATCAACGAGGCCATCGACCGGATGCGCCATTCGGCCACGCGGGCGCTGCTGGAACGCGACGACGTGATCATCGTGGCCTCGGTCAGTTGCATCTATGGCATCGGCTCGGTCGAGACCTACTCGGCCATGACGCAGGACCTGGTCGTGGGGCAGATCTACGATCCGCGCCAGGTGATCGCGGAACTGGTGTCGCAGCAATACCGGCGCAACGATGCCGCGTTTTCGCGCGGGGCCTTCCGGGTGCGCGGCGACGTGATCGAGGTCTGGCCCGCCCACCTTGAAGACCGCGCCTGGCGATTGTCGTTTTTTGGCGAGGAACTTGAGGCGATCATCGAATTCGACCCGCTTACAGGTTCGAAAAGTGATACGTATGACAAAATCCGGATCTACGCGAACAGCCACTACGTGACCCCCCGTCCGACGCTGCAACAGGCGATCAAGGGCATCCGCGAAGAGCTGTTTCACCGTCTCAAGCAGTTCAACACCGAGGGCAAGCTGCTCGAGGCGCAGCGGCTGGAACAGCGCACGAATTTCGACCTCGAGATGCTCGAGGCGACGGGTGTGTGCAACGGGATCGAAAACTACTCGCGCTATCTGACCGGCCGCGCCCCGGGCGAGCCGCCGCCCACGCTTTTCGAATTCATCCCGGACCATGCCCTTGTTTTCGCGGATGAATCCCATGTCTCGGTGCCGCAGATCGGGGGCATGTATCGCGGCGACTTCCGGCGCAAGTCGGTGCTGGCGGATCACGGGTTCCGGCTGCCGTCCTGCACCGACAACCGCCCCCTCAAATTCGAGGAGTGGGACGCCATGCGTCCGCAATCGGTCTTTGTCAGCGCCACGCCCGCAAGCTGGGAAATGGAGCAGACGGGCGGCGTCTTCACCGAACAGGTGATCCGGCCCACGGGTCTGCTGGACCCCATGGTCGAGATCCGCCCCGTGTCGATGCAGGTCGATGACCTCCTGGACGAGGTGCGGCGCGTCGCGGCCAAGGGGCTGCGCGTTCTGGTCACCACCCTGACCAAGCGCATGGCCGAGGATCTGACCGAATACCTGCATGAACAGGGTGTGCGGGTGCGCTACATGCATTCCGACATCGACACGATCGAACGCATTGAAATCCTGCGGGATTTGCGGCTCGGGGCGTTCGATGTCCTGGTCGGGATCAACCTGCTGCGCGAGGGGCTGGATATTCCCGAATGCGGCCTCGTTGCGATTCTGGACGCCGACAAGGAAGGCTTCCTGCGGTCCGAAACCTCGCTCATCCAGACCATCGGGCGGGCGGCGCGCAACGCCGATGGACGGGTCATCATGTATGCCGACCGCATGACCGGCTCGATGCAGCGCGCCATAGACGAGACCAACCGCCGCCGCGTCAAGCAGATGGCCTATAACCAGGAACACGGCATAACCCCCCAGACCGTCAGGAAAAACGTCGAGGACGTGCTGGCCGGCCTGTGGCAGGGCGACACCGATCAGTCGCGCGTCACCGCCAAGGTGGACAAGGTTCTGGTCGGGGCCAACCTGGCGGCGCATCTCGATGCGCTACGCACCGACATGCGCAAGGCCGCCGAGAACCTGGAATTCGAAGAGGCGGCCCGCCTGCGCGACGAGATCAAGCGCCTGGAAGCGGTGGAACTGGCCGTCGCCGACGATCCCCTGGCCCGGCAATCGGAGGTGGACGAGGCGGTCCATGAGGCGGTGAGCAAGCGGGGGCGGTCCACGGCGGGCAAGGCCGGCTCGAACGCCAAATCGGCGGCCAAGGGCAAGGGCCGGCGCCGCTAG
- a CDS encoding YdcF family protein — protein MALPPQPRIAVVLGAAVWPGGTPSPTLRRRAAHAVALYHAGRVDAVLGCGGTGRHGPAEAVVIARLCRDAGVPDSAIGIEDRSATTRENLTHARALLPRGAAVVIVTDPYHAPRARLLARQLGLAATHSCPAARRIGPRQWLRHLPREALALIATLLRLR, from the coding sequence ATGGCCCTGCCCCCTCAGCCCCGAATCGCCGTGGTTCTCGGCGCTGCCGTCTGGCCGGGCGGCACCCCCTCGCCCACGCTGCGGCGGCGGGCCGCCCATGCCGTCGCGCTGTATCACGCCGGACGGGTGGACGCCGTGCTGGGTTGCGGCGGCACCGGACGGCACGGCCCGGCCGAAGCCGTGGTCATCGCGCGCCTTTGCCGCGACGCCGGGGTGCCCGACAGCGCGATCGGGATCGAGGACCGATCCGCCACCACGCGTGAGAACCTGACCCATGCGCGCGCCCTTTTGCCCCGGGGCGCGGCGGTGGTGATCGTCACCGACCCCTACCACGCGCCGCGCGCGCGCCTGCTGGCGCGTCAACTGGGCCTCGCCGCCACGCATAGCTGCCCTGCCGCGCGCCGGATCGGCCCGCGCCAATGGCTGCGTCACCTCCCGCGCGAGGCGCTGGCGCTGATCGCGACCCTGCTGCGGCTGCGTTAG
- a CDS encoding universal stress protein, which translates to MYTRILVPVAYEPGYDISRELQIARALSARDAVVLLVHVMEKVPFYAIDYMPEGWRDELREAIREDLARQAAGLDQAHVAVIEGEPGGALLDFAQAEGVDCIVLASHRSDRTLVGATATRVARHATCAVHLLR; encoded by the coding sequence ATGTATACCCGCATCCTCGTCCCCGTCGCCTATGAGCCTGGCTATGACATCAGCCGCGAGTTGCAGATCGCGCGGGCGCTGTCGGCCCGCGACGCGGTGGTCTTGCTGGTGCATGTGATGGAAAAGGTGCCTTTCTACGCCATCGACTACATGCCCGAGGGCTGGCGCGACGAGTTGCGTGAGGCCATCCGCGAAGATCTGGCGCGGCAGGCGGCCGGGTTGGACCAGGCGCATGTCGCGGTGATCGAAGGCGAGCCGGGCGGTGCGCTACTCGATTTCGCGCAGGCCGAGGGCGTGGATTGCATCGTTCTGGCCTCGCACCGCTCGGACCGGACGCTGGTCGGCGCGACCGCGACCCGCGTCGCGCGCCACGCCACATGCGCGGTGCACCTGCTGCGCTAA
- a CDS encoding rhodanese-like domain-containing protein, whose translation MRHILFTAAVLATATAGAALADPVGITPDRASVTVATDAGPVEIARIQDNAHEVTGEWARTSRPCPNFCIQPMTPAEGVTTLGELELIAALEDPAVIVVDSRVRADYLGGTIPGAIHIPYTEAADRLDLLGCQVDFDGFACDAPNRVVLFCNGPWCGQSPTAIRRMIEAGFPADHIGYYRGGMQVWRMLGLSVLIPQN comes from the coding sequence ATGCGTCACATCCTGTTCACCGCCGCCGTTCTGGCCACCGCGACCGCCGGCGCGGCCCTGGCCGATCCCGTCGGGATCACCCCCGATCGCGCCTCGGTCACCGTCGCGACGGACGCCGGCCCGGTCGAGATCGCGCGCATTCAGGACAACGCGCACGAGGTGACGGGCGAATGGGCGCGCACCTCGCGGCCTTGCCCGAATTTCTGCATCCAGCCGATGACCCCGGCCGAGGGGGTGACCACGCTGGGCGAGCTGGAACTGATCGCCGCGCTCGAGGATCCGGCGGTGATCGTCGTCGATAGCCGCGTGCGCGCCGACTATCTGGGCGGCACCATCCCGGGCGCCATCCACATTCCCTATACCGAAGCCGCCGACCGGCTGGATCTGCTGGGCTGCCAGGTCGATTTCGACGGCTTTGCCTGCGACGCCCCCAACCGGGTCGTGCTGTTCTGCAATGGGCCGTGGTGCGGACAGTCCCCCACCGCCATCCGCCGCATGATCGAGGCCGGCTTTCCCGCCGATCACATCGGCTATTATCGCGGCGGGATGCAGGTCTGGCGGATGCTGGGCCTTTCGGTGCTGATCCCGCAGAACTGA
- a CDS encoding M3 family oligoendopeptidase, producing MFRLPALQDTRLFDVEPSGAGLGALPEWDLSDLYPAPDAPEVARDLDWLDTACADFATAYEGKLATLDAAGMLTCIRDYEAIDITAGRLMSYAGLRYYQATTDSERAKFMADAQDRVTVATTPLVFFSLEMNRIDDAAMEALLTADPALGRYRPVIERMRAMRPHQLSDELEKFLHDQSTVGAAAWNRLFDETMAGLSFTVEGLDDPLPLEATLNLLTDPARARRQAAAQSLARVFDGNIRLFARVHNTLAKEKEISDRWRKMPTPQHGRHLSNHVEPEVVEALRNAVVAAYPRLSHRYYALKAKWLGLERLEIWDRNAPLPIEAPRTIGWAEARQTVMSAYAAFDPRMAELAQPFFDKGWIDAGVKMGKAPGAFAHPTVTTVHPYVMLNYLGKPRDVMTLAHELGHGVHQRLAAAQGELLSATPLTLAETASVFGEMLTFQRLLANARTLAERKTLLAGKVEDMINTVVRQIAFYDFECKLHAARRQGELTPDDINALWMSVQAESLGPVFHFMDGYETFWSYIPHFVHSPFYVYAYAFGDGLVNALYAAYRDAPDGFQDKYFDMLSAGGSKHHKALLAPFGLDASDPAFWDKGLTMISGFIDELEAMED from the coding sequence ATGTTTCGACTGCCCGCCCTGCAAGATACGCGCCTTTTCGATGTCGAACCCTCGGGCGCGGGTCTGGGCGCCTTGCCCGAATGGGACTTGAGCGACCTCTATCCCGCGCCCGACGCACCCGAGGTCGCGCGCGATCTCGACTGGCTGGACACCGCCTGCGCCGATTTCGCGACCGCCTACGAGGGCAAGCTGGCGACGCTGGACGCGGCCGGGATGCTCACCTGCATCCGCGATTATGAGGCGATCGACATCACTGCCGGGCGGCTCATGTCCTATGCCGGGCTGCGCTATTACCAGGCGACCACCGACAGCGAACGCGCCAAGTTCATGGCCGACGCGCAGGATCGGGTCACGGTGGCGACCACGCCGCTGGTGTTCTTTTCGCTGGAGATGAACCGCATCGACGACGCGGCGATGGAGGCTCTGCTGACCGCCGATCCGGCGCTGGGCCGCTACCGCCCGGTGATCGAACGGATGCGCGCGATGCGGCCGCACCAGTTGTCGGACGAACTGGAGAAATTCCTGCACGACCAGTCCACCGTCGGCGCTGCCGCCTGGAACCGGCTGTTCGACGAGACGATGGCCGGCCTCAGCTTCACCGTCGAGGGGCTCGACGATCCGCTGCCGCTGGAGGCGACCCTCAACCTGCTGACCGATCCGGCGCGGGCCCGTCGCCAGGCCGCCGCGCAATCGCTCGCACGGGTGTTCGACGGCAACATCCGCCTGTTCGCCCGTGTCCACAACACGCTGGCCAAGGAAAAGGAAATCTCGGATCGCTGGCGCAAGATGCCGACGCCGCAGCATGGCCGCCACCTGTCCAACCATGTCGAGCCCGAGGTCGTCGAGGCGCTGCGCAACGCCGTTGTCGCCGCCTATCCGCGCCTCTCGCACCGCTATTATGCGCTCAAGGCCAAATGGCTGGGGCTGGAACGGCTGGAAATCTGGGATCGCAACGCGCCCCTGCCGATCGAGGCGCCGCGCACCATCGGCTGGGCCGAGGCACGCCAGACGGTGATGTCCGCCTATGCCGCCTTTGATCCGCGCATGGCCGAACTGGCGCAGCCGTTCTTCGACAAGGGCTGGATCGACGCCGGCGTGAAGATGGGCAAGGCCCCCGGCGCCTTTGCCCATCCCACGGTGACCACCGTGCACCCCTATGTGATGCTCAATTACCTGGGCAAACCGCGCGACGTGATGACCCTGGCGCATGAGCTGGGGCATGGCGTGCACCAGCGGCTGGCCGCCGCGCAAGGCGAGCTTCTGTCCGCAACGCCCCTGACCCTGGCCGAGACCGCCTCGGTCTTTGGCGAGATGCTGACCTTCCAGCGGCTTCTGGCGAACGCCCGGACCCTGGCCGAGCGCAAGACCCTGCTGGCTGGCAAGGTCGAAGACATGATCAACACCGTCGTGCGGCAGATCGCCTTTTACGATTTCGAATGCAAGCTGCACGCCGCCCGCCGGCAGGGCGAGTTGACGCCCGATGACATCAACGCGCTGTGGATGTCGGTTCAGGCCGAAAGCCTGGGTCCGGTGTTCCACTTCATGGACGGGTATGAAACCTTCTGGTCCTATATCCCGCATTTCGTGCATTCGCCGTTCTACGTCTATGCCTATGCCTTTGGCGACGGGTTGGTGAACGCGCTCTACGCGGCGTATCGGGACGCGCCCGACGGGTTCCAGGACAAATATTTCGACATGCTCAGCGCCGGCGGCTCCAAGCACCACAAGGCGCTTCTGGCGCCCTTCGGGCTGGACGCCTCGGACCCGGCGTTCTGGGACAAGGGGTTGACCATGATCTCGGGCTTCATCGACGAACTCGAGGCGATGGAGGACTGA
- the bmt gene encoding betaine--homocysteine S-methyltransferase, which translates to MPLSSDPLSALLAERGFLLADGATGTNLFNMGLSSGDAPEFWNVDHPDRITTLYSSAVEAGSDLFLTNTFGGNASRLKLHSAQGRVRELNRVGAEIGRAVADKAGRKVLVAGSMGPTGEIMAPMGTLTHAGAVEMFHEQAEGLKEGGVDILWVETISAPEEYAAAAEGCRLAGMPWAGTMSFDTAGRTMMGVTSADFVKLVGKLDYPPVAFGANCGVGASDLMRTVLGFLALGPELPVIAKGNAGIPKYVDGAIKYDGTPALMAEYAVLARDAGARIIGGCCGTMPEHLRAMREALDTRPIGERPTLEQITAALGPFSSASDGTEPVGCGDPTHNHGGGRERRGRRRS; encoded by the coding sequence ATGCCCCTTTCGTCCGATCCCCTGTCCGCCCTTCTGGCCGAACGCGGCTTTCTGCTGGCGGATGGCGCCACCGGGACCAATCTGTTCAACATGGGCCTCAGTTCGGGTGACGCGCCCGAATTCTGGAATGTCGATCACCCCGACCGGATCACCACGCTCTATTCCTCGGCGGTCGAGGCCGGGTCGGACCTGTTCCTGACCAACACCTTTGGCGGCAACGCCAGCCGCCTGAAACTGCACAGCGCCCAGGGCCGGGTGCGCGAGTTGAACCGCGTCGGCGCCGAGATCGGCCGCGCGGTTGCCGACAAGGCGGGGCGCAAGGTGCTGGTCGCGGGTTCGATGGGACCAACGGGCGAGATCATGGCGCCGATGGGCACGCTGACCCATGCCGGCGCGGTCGAGATGTTCCACGAACAGGCCGAAGGTCTGAAGGAGGGGGGCGTCGATATCCTGTGGGTCGAGACGATCTCGGCGCCCGAGGAATACGCCGCCGCCGCCGAGGGCTGCCGACTGGCGGGGATGCCCTGGGCCGGCACCATGAGCTTCGACACCGCCGGGCGCACGATGATGGGCGTCACCTCGGCCGATTTCGTGAAGCTGGTCGGCAAGCTGGACTATCCGCCGGTCGCCTTTGGCGCCAACTGCGGCGTCGGCGCGTCGGACCTGATGCGGACCGTCCTGGGTTTCCTGGCGCTGGGCCCCGAACTGCCGGTCATCGCCAAGGGCAACGCGGGCATCCCGAAATATGTGGATGGCGCGATCAAGTATGACGGCACGCCCGCGCTGATGGCCGAATACGCGGTGCTGGCACGCGACGCCGGGGCCCGGATCATCGGCGGCTGCTGCGGCACGATGCCCGAGCACCTGCGCGCCATGCGCGAGGCGCTGGACACCCGCCCGATCGGCGAGCGTCCGACGCTGGAGCAGATCACCGCCGCGCTGGGTCCATTCAGTTCCGCCTCGGACGGAACCGAGCCCGTGGGCTGTGGCGATCCCACCCACAATCACGGCGGTGGGCGCGAACGCCGGGGCCGCCGCAGAAGCTGA
- a CDS encoding DUF1476 domain-containing protein has product MTTFDDRENAFEAKFAHDAEMAFKATARRNKALGHWAAGLLGKSGDAEGAYVLEVIAADFEEEGDEDVVRKLVKDLAGKADEATVRARMVEFLHAAQRELLKQG; this is encoded by the coding sequence ATGACCACCTTCGACGACCGCGAAAACGCCTTTGAAGCGAAATTCGCCCACGACGCCGAGATGGCGTTCAAGGCCACCGCACGGCGCAACAAGGCGCTGGGCCACTGGGCCGCGGGCCTGCTGGGCAAGTCGGGCGACGCCGAAGGGGCTTATGTGCTGGAGGTGATCGCCGCCGACTTTGAGGAAGAGGGCGACGAGGACGTGGTGCGCAAGCTGGTCAAGGACCTGGCGGGCAAGGCCGACGAGGCCACCGTGCGCGCCCGCATGGTCGAGTTCCTGCACGCCGCGCAGCGGGAATTGCTGAAGCAGGGCTGA